A single window of Streptomyces aquilus DNA harbors:
- a CDS encoding antibiotic biosynthesis monooxygenase family protein, which yields MSIVKINVLTVPEEQREVLERRFAARAGAVEGSDGFEWFELLRPVEGTDTYLVYTRWRSEEDFEKWMAGTGRASHGGGGGAAEGGERPKPASTGATLWSFEVVQQAAPKAEDS from the coding sequence ATGAGCATCGTCAAGATCAACGTTCTCACCGTTCCGGAAGAGCAGCGCGAGGTCCTGGAGAGGCGGTTCGCCGCCCGGGCCGGTGCGGTGGAGGGCTCGGACGGGTTCGAGTGGTTCGAGCTGCTGCGCCCGGTGGAGGGCACCGACACCTACCTCGTGTACACGCGCTGGCGCAGTGAGGAGGACTTCGAGAAGTGGATGGCGGGGACGGGGCGCGCCTCGCACGGCGGTGGTGGCGGCGCCGCGGAGGGCGGCGAGCGGCCGAAGCCGGCGTCCACCGGGGCGACGCTGTGGTCCTTCGAGGTGGTGCAGCAGGCGGCGCCCAAGGCCGAGGACAGCTGA
- a CDS encoding phosphotransferase family protein, with protein sequence MQSQTKRRMSPADLDALLRSSAGIGGRLEAELTDGCYNTAYRVRLDDGRPAIVKLAPPPDVPVLRYERGIMATEAMVYRRLTELPEGQVPGPELLYADDEFLMVSLLDGTPWDKVAKTLSPAATGTLRRELGAVTARLNTLVSEDGRFGYPAAASGLSAPDWRTAFTTMVDALLEDAAHWNSDLPEEPDTIRKLVAEGGYALDEVTEPRLVHFDLWPGNVFVDGGDHPRVTGLIDHERAFWGDPAAELISLAFGGDAGPDSDVVTGYVEAGGALDFTPALHHRLALYQLYLGLILVIEDGPRATDDAGHVAWTREYLTEAVERVRGLG encoded by the coding sequence ATGCAGAGTCAGACCAAACGCCGTATGTCCCCCGCCGATCTCGACGCCCTGCTGCGGTCCTCGGCCGGGATCGGGGGCCGGCTGGAGGCCGAACTGACCGACGGCTGCTACAACACGGCCTACCGCGTCCGCCTCGACGACGGCCGCCCCGCGATCGTGAAGCTCGCTCCGCCGCCGGACGTGCCGGTGCTGCGGTACGAGCGGGGCATCATGGCGACGGAGGCGATGGTCTACCGCCGGCTCACGGAGCTGCCGGAGGGACAGGTGCCGGGCCCCGAACTCCTCTACGCCGACGACGAGTTCCTCATGGTCTCCCTCCTGGACGGCACGCCCTGGGACAAGGTCGCCAAGACCCTGTCCCCGGCCGCCACCGGCACCCTGCGCCGCGAACTGGGCGCGGTCACCGCCCGCTTGAACACCCTGGTGTCCGAGGACGGCCGGTTCGGCTACCCGGCGGCCGCGTCGGGGCTGTCGGCGCCGGACTGGCGGACGGCGTTCACGACGATGGTGGACGCGCTGCTGGAGGACGCGGCCCACTGGAACTCGGATCTCCCCGAAGAGCCGGACACCATCCGGAAGTTGGTGGCCGAGGGGGGCTACGCGCTCGACGAGGTCACCGAACCCCGCCTGGTCCACTTCGACCTCTGGCCGGGCAACGTCTTCGTCGACGGCGGCGATCACCCTCGTGTCACCGGCCTCATCGACCATGAACGCGCCTTCTGGGGCGACCCGGCGGCCGAGCTGATCTCGCTGGCCTTCGGCGGCGACGCGGGCCCGGACAGCGACGTCGTCACCGGCTATGTCGAAGCCGGCGGCGCCCTGGACTTCACCCCCGCCCTCCACCACCGCCTCGCCCTCTACCAGCTCTACCTGGGCCTCATCCTGGTCATCGAGGACGGCCCCCGGGCCACGGACGACGCCGGGCATGTCGCCTGGACCCGGGAGTACCTGACGGAGGCGGTGGAGCGGGTGCGGGGGCTCGGGTAA
- a CDS encoding NAD(P)/FAD-dependent oxidoreductase: MKHRIVVLGAGYAGATAAGRIARRLRREDVRITLVNAEPDFVERVRMHQLATGQELKPRPLADVFKGTGVEVRIARVTSVDTDAKTVTVTAAGTEDRLEYEYDTLVYALGSGWTDQGVPGVTDHAHQIASRPGALRLRERLTELTAGAPVVVVGGGLTGLELATELAESRPDLDIALVARDGLGAWLSPKGRAHVRKVAEDLGITVHEHTTVTAVEADAVRTDAGELPAAVTIWTAGFAVHPLAAATSLKVTDTGRIIVDATMRSVSHPDVYAIGDAAYALGHNDKPLRMSCASGIPAAWHAADVIAARLTGTKVPHTVIGYTHQCISLGRNQGLIQMVTPDDTVKDRAWTGRGAARYKELICKGAYWSVAKPVMYPVRRRKVVGQRVGGRAFDATSA, encoded by the coding sequence ATGAAGCACCGCATCGTCGTCCTGGGCGCCGGCTACGCCGGAGCGACCGCCGCCGGGCGCATCGCCCGCCGCCTGCGCCGCGAGGACGTCCGGATCACCCTCGTCAACGCCGAGCCCGACTTCGTCGAACGCGTCCGCATGCACCAGCTGGCCACCGGACAGGAGCTGAAGCCGCGTCCGCTGGCGGACGTGTTCAAGGGCACGGGCGTCGAAGTCCGCATCGCCCGCGTGACATCGGTCGACACCGACGCCAAGACGGTCACGGTCACCGCCGCCGGCACCGAAGACCGCCTGGAGTACGAGTACGACACCCTCGTCTACGCCCTCGGCAGCGGCTGGACCGACCAGGGCGTCCCCGGCGTCACCGACCACGCCCACCAGATCGCGAGCCGCCCCGGCGCGCTCCGGCTGCGCGAACGCCTCACCGAACTCACCGCCGGCGCCCCCGTGGTCGTCGTCGGCGGCGGCCTCACCGGCCTGGAACTCGCCACGGAGCTCGCCGAGTCGCGGCCCGACCTGGACATCGCGCTCGTCGCCCGCGACGGCCTCGGCGCCTGGCTGTCCCCGAAGGGCCGGGCCCACGTCCGCAAGGTCGCCGAGGACCTCGGCATCACGGTCCACGAGCACACGACGGTGACCGCGGTGGAGGCGGACGCGGTGCGGACGGACGCCGGCGAGCTCCCGGCCGCGGTGACGATCTGGACGGCGGGCTTCGCGGTCCACCCGCTGGCCGCGGCGACGTCGTTGAAGGTCACCGACACCGGCCGCATCATCGTCGACGCCACCATGCGCTCGGTCTCGCACCCCGACGTGTACGCCATCGGCGACGCCGCGTACGCCCTGGGCCACAACGACAAGCCCCTGCGCATGTCCTGCGCCTCGGGCATCCCGGCCGCCTGGCACGCGGCGGATGTGATCGCCGCCCGCCTCACCGGCACGAAGGTGCCCCACACCGTGATCGGCTATACCCACCAGTGCATCAGCCTGGGCCGCAACCAGGGCCTCATCCAGATGGTGACCCCCGACGACACGGTGAAGGACCGCGCCTGGACGGGCCGCGGCGCCGCCCGCTACAAGGAACTCATCTGCAAGGGGGCGTACTGGTCGGTGGCGAAGCCGGTGATGTATCCGGTGCGGCGGCGGAAGGTTGTGGGGCAGCGGGTCGGGGGGCGCGCGTTTGACGCTACCTCTGCGTGA
- a CDS encoding carbohydrate-binding protein, giving the protein MTKFSTPRTRPLAAASSAVATVGLLAGTLVALSGTTAHAATTRYEAETAPAVCTGAVETEWTGYSGSGYCNGTNASGAYNQFTVSAATAGTATVSVRFANGTTTARATDVVVNGTTAASASFEGTGAWTTWATKTFTVPVTAGSNTIRLNPTGAGGLANIDYIDVATSGTTTPPSATALYVSPTGTDSAAGTASAPTTLTSAISRIAAGGTIYMRGGTYTYSSTITIPAGNNGTSTARTLLSAYPGETPVLNFAAQSESSTNRGLQLFANYWKIYGLVVERAGDNGIYVGGSNNVIERTVTRYNRDTGLQLGRIASSTPSSQWPSNNLVLSAESHDNADSDGEDADGFAAKLTTGTGNVFRYAVSHNNIDDGWDLYTKTDTGAIGPVTIEYSLSYDNGKLTDGSQSGNGDRNGYKLGGDSIAVNHVVQHSIAYGNGHHGFTYNSNPGSMTITSNVAVANTERNFNFETGTSVFRSNTSCDSGANDRYAGDADSSNQFWSGTNGSRCASYTGALGWSFASNGSLVVTFGGKQVTL; this is encoded by the coding sequence ATGACCAAGTTCTCCACTCCTCGCACGAGACCTCTGGCCGCCGCGTCATCCGCGGTCGCCACCGTCGGCCTCCTCGCCGGCACCCTGGTCGCCCTGTCCGGCACCACCGCGCACGCCGCCACCACCCGCTACGAAGCCGAGACCGCACCCGCGGTCTGCACCGGCGCCGTCGAGACGGAATGGACCGGCTACTCCGGCAGCGGCTACTGCAACGGCACCAACGCCTCCGGCGCCTACAACCAGTTCACCGTCTCCGCCGCCACCGCGGGCACCGCGACCGTCAGCGTCCGCTTCGCCAACGGCACCACCACGGCCCGCGCCACGGACGTCGTCGTCAACGGCACGACCGCCGCCTCGGCCTCCTTCGAGGGCACGGGGGCGTGGACGACCTGGGCGACGAAGACGTTCACCGTGCCGGTGACGGCGGGCAGCAACACCATCCGCCTCAACCCGACCGGCGCGGGCGGCCTGGCCAACATCGACTACATCGACGTGGCGACGTCCGGCACCACCACCCCGCCCTCCGCCACGGCCCTGTACGTCTCGCCCACCGGCACGGACAGCGCGGCCGGCACGGCGTCCGCGCCGACGACGCTGACGTCGGCGATCAGCCGTATCGCGGCGGGCGGCACGATCTACATGCGCGGCGGGACATACACCTACTCGTCCACCATCACGATCCCGGCCGGCAACAACGGCACCTCCACCGCCCGCACCCTCCTCTCGGCGTACCCCGGCGAGACGCCGGTCCTCAACTTCGCGGCCCAGAGCGAGAGTTCGACGAACCGCGGGCTCCAGCTGTTCGCCAACTACTGGAAGATCTACGGCCTCGTCGTCGAGCGCGCGGGCGACAACGGCATCTACGTCGGCGGCAGCAACAACGTCATCGAACGCACGGTGACCCGCTACAACCGCGACACCGGACTCCAGTTGGGCCGCATCGCCTCCTCCACGCCGAGCAGCCAGTGGCCGTCCAACAACCTCGTCCTCAGCGCCGAGTCGCACGACAACGCCGACTCCGACGGCGAGGACGCGGACGGCTTCGCCGCGAAGCTGACGACGGGTACCGGCAACGTCTTCCGCTACGCGGTGTCCCACAACAACATCGACGACGGCTGGGACCTCTACACCAAGACGGACACCGGCGCGATCGGCCCGGTGACCATCGAGTACTCCCTCTCCTACGACAACGGCAAGCTCACCGACGGCTCCCAGTCCGGCAACGGCGACCGCAACGGCTACAAGCTCGGCGGCGACTCCATCGCGGTCAACCACGTCGTCCAGCACAGCATCGCCTACGGCAACGGCCACCACGGGTTCACGTACAACAGCAACCCGGGCTCGATGACCATCACGAGCAACGTGGCCGTCGCCAACACCGAACGCAACTTCAACTTCGAGACCGGCACCTCGGTCTTCCGCTCCAACACGTCCTGCGACAGCGGCGCCAACGACCGCTACGCCGGCGACGCCGACAGCTCCAACCAGTTCTGGTCCGGCACGAACGGCTCCCGCTGCGCCTCGTACACGGGCGCCCTGGGCTGGTCCTTCGCGTCGAACGGGAGCTTGGTGGTGACGTTCGGCGGCAAGCAGGTCACGCTGTAG
- a CDS encoding DUF397 domain-containing protein produces the protein MSDTELTWFKSSYSSGEGGACVEVAVQPATVHIRDSKTPTTPHLKVTPAAWAAFVTQR, from the coding sequence ATGAGCGACACCGAACTCACGTGGTTCAAGTCCAGCTACAGCAGTGGTGAAGGCGGCGCCTGCGTGGAGGTGGCCGTCCAGCCGGCCACCGTCCACATCCGCGACTCCAAGACCCCCACCACCCCCCACCTCAAGGTCACCCCCGCCGCCTGGGCCGCCTTCGTCACGCAGAGGTAG
- a CDS encoding toll/interleukin-1 receptor domain-containing protein — MRHAGGGTVDYDYDVFISYSHRGHVRDWVKNHFSRELQLYLEDLLPTDPRIFVDFEIPAGSPWPDRLEQALLRSRCLVAIWSPPYFRSDWCMAEWKSMQLRQEALSQVNGQAPTLVYPINFMDGEHFPEEAQKIQQYKELTKYGYDGPQFRDTPAYLAFQDRMRTVAEEVAACLACAPEWQEGWPVVRPAAHAESPQRSVPRL; from the coding sequence GTGCGGCACGCCGGAGGGGGCACGGTGGACTACGACTACGACGTCTTCATCAGTTACAGCCACAGAGGGCATGTGCGGGACTGGGTGAAGAACCACTTCAGCCGCGAACTCCAGCTGTACCTGGAGGACTTGCTGCCCACCGACCCGCGCATCTTCGTCGACTTCGAGATACCCGCGGGCTCGCCCTGGCCCGACCGCCTCGAACAGGCGCTGCTGCGCAGCCGCTGTCTGGTGGCCATCTGGTCGCCGCCGTACTTCCGTTCGGACTGGTGCATGGCGGAGTGGAAGAGCATGCAGCTGCGCCAGGAGGCGCTGTCGCAGGTCAACGGTCAGGCGCCGACGCTCGTCTACCCGATCAACTTCATGGACGGCGAGCACTTCCCGGAGGAGGCCCAGAAGATCCAGCAGTACAAGGAACTCACCAAGTACGGCTACGACGGACCCCAGTTCCGGGACACCCCCGCCTATCTCGCCTTCCAGGACCGGATGCGCACCGTCGCCGAGGAGGTCGCGGCCTGTCTGGCCTGCGCCCCCGAGTGGCAGGAGGGCTGGCCGGTCGTCCGCCCCGCAGCGCACGCGGAGTCCCCCCAGCGTTCCGTCCCGAGGCTGTGA
- a CDS encoding saccharopine dehydrogenase NADP-binding domain-containing protein, translated as MGAEAGRTVAVFGAYGHTGRFVVEELIARGFVPLLSGRDAVRLKAMAVEYDVQARPASVDDPVSLDRALAGAAAVINCAGPFATTAAPVIEAALRARIPYLDVAAEIEANADTFAHFADRARAAGVPVVPAMAFYGGLGDLLTTAAMGEWTAADEAHVAYGLNSWHPTPGTRIAGEVSRGRRDGRRVRFSGGRLEYRDDAAPVLEWVFPEPMGAREVIGEFTMADVVTVPSHLSIPEVRTYMTVAAARDLSAPETPAPVAADGGGAGRSAQTFVVDVVVRSGGAERRAVARGRDIYAVTAPLVVEAAERVLTGRTEVGSGVVSAGEMFDAADFLRALAGHVTVELP; from the coding sequence ATGGGAGCGGAAGCGGGACGGACGGTCGCGGTGTTCGGCGCGTACGGGCACACCGGGCGCTTCGTGGTGGAGGAACTGATCGCGCGCGGCTTCGTGCCGCTGCTCTCCGGCCGCGACGCGGTGCGCCTGAAGGCGATGGCCGTCGAGTACGACGTGCAGGCGCGTCCGGCGTCGGTCGACGACCCGGTCTCGCTGGACCGTGCGCTGGCCGGCGCGGCGGCCGTGATCAACTGCGCCGGGCCGTTCGCGACGACCGCGGCGCCGGTGATCGAGGCGGCGCTGCGGGCCCGGATTCCCTACCTGGACGTGGCGGCGGAGATCGAGGCCAACGCCGACACCTTCGCCCACTTCGCGGACCGCGCCCGGGCGGCGGGCGTGCCGGTGGTGCCCGCGATGGCGTTCTACGGCGGACTCGGCGACCTGCTCACCACGGCCGCGATGGGGGAGTGGACGGCGGCCGACGAGGCGCATGTCGCGTACGGCCTGAACAGCTGGCACCCGACGCCGGGCACCCGGATCGCGGGCGAGGTGTCGCGGGGGCGGCGGGACGGGCGGCGGGTGCGGTTCAGCGGCGGGCGGCTGGAGTACCGGGACGACGCGGCGCCGGTGCTGGAGTGGGTGTTCCCGGAGCCGATGGGGGCGCGGGAGGTCATCGGGGAGTTCACGATGGCCGACGTGGTGACGGTACCGAGCCATCTGTCGATCCCCGAGGTGCGGACGTACATGACGGTGGCGGCGGCGAGGGACCTGTCGGCGCCGGAGACCCCGGCGCCGGTCGCGGCGGACGGGGGCGGGGCGGGGCGGTCGGCGCAGACGTTCGTCGTGGACGTGGTGGTGCGGTCGGGCGGGGCGGAGCGGCGGGCGGTGGCGCGGGGCCGGGACATCTACGCCGTCACGGCGCCGCTGGTGGTGGAGGCGGCGGAGCGGGTGCTGACGGGGCGGACCGAGGTGGGGTCGGGTGTGGTGTCGGCCGGGGAGATGTTCGACGCGGCGGACTTCCTGCGGGCGTTGGCGGGGCATGTGACGGTCGAACTGCCGTAG
- a CDS encoding helix-turn-helix domain-containing protein: MTTVALAVTDGMLHFELSLAYEVFGAVPDGVTVPWYEVTVCGSAPVRVGRFRLEPDHGLDRLCEADTVIVPGWADVDVEPPAELVEAVRAAHAAGARVASLCTGAFVLAAAGLLDGRRATTHWAHTEELAARHPEVEVDPDVLYVDNGSVLTSAGKAAAMDLCLHLVRLDHGSSVANAAARRLVVPPHRAGGQAQFVAAPVPARDDHPLGALLPWVIERLDKPLTVTDLARRAGMSSRHLTRRFRAATGTTPLQWLLTQRIRRAQELLESTDDGVDTIATATGMGTATTLRRHFHRTVGVPPDTYRRTFRTRPATAQKSPTGTMGA, from the coding sequence ATGACCACGGTCGCCCTCGCCGTCACCGACGGCATGCTGCACTTCGAACTGTCCCTGGCGTACGAGGTGTTCGGCGCCGTGCCGGACGGGGTGACCGTCCCCTGGTACGAGGTCACCGTCTGCGGCTCGGCGCCGGTGCGGGTCGGCCGGTTCCGGCTCGAACCCGATCACGGTCTCGACCGGCTGTGCGAGGCGGACACCGTGATCGTGCCGGGCTGGGCGGACGTCGACGTGGAACCGCCCGCCGAGCTGGTCGAGGCGGTGCGCGCGGCGCATGCGGCGGGGGCACGGGTGGCCTCGCTGTGCACGGGCGCGTTCGTGCTGGCCGCCGCCGGTCTGCTGGACGGCAGGCGCGCGACCACGCACTGGGCGCACACCGAGGAGCTCGCGGCCCGCCATCCCGAGGTGGAGGTCGACCCGGACGTCCTCTACGTCGACAACGGCAGCGTCCTCACCTCCGCCGGGAAGGCCGCGGCGATGGACCTGTGCCTGCATCTCGTACGGCTCGACCACGGGTCGTCGGTCGCCAACGCCGCCGCCCGCCGTCTCGTCGTACCCCCGCACCGGGCCGGAGGCCAGGCGCAGTTCGTCGCCGCGCCCGTGCCCGCCCGCGACGACCACCCGCTCGGCGCGCTGCTGCCCTGGGTGATCGAACGCCTGGACAAGCCGCTGACCGTGACGGACCTGGCCCGCCGGGCCGGGATGAGCTCGCGCCACCTCACCCGCCGCTTCCGGGCGGCCACCGGCACCACCCCGTTGCAGTGGCTGCTGACCCAACGCATCCGCCGCGCCCAGGAGTTGCTGGAGTCCACCGACGACGGCGTCGACACGATCGCGACCGCGACGGGCATGGGCACGGCCACGACGCTGCGCCGCCACTTCCACCGCACGGTCGGCGTCCCCCCGGACACCTACCGCCGCACCTTTCGCACCCGGCCCGCCACCGCCCAGAAGTCACCTACGGGGACAATGGGCGCATGA
- the fxsT gene encoding FxSxx-COOH system tetratricopeptide repeat protein has product MTMSQGRIATFYSYKGGVGRSFLLSNSAVLLAQWGYRVLCIDWDLEAPGLHYYFRPYMDVPATGLTDMALAVREGERVGALDHITPVTLDDGARLDLIAAGGVGNDYVPKLQSIDWEQLYLEHDFGNVLEGWRERWLDSYDVILVDSRTGISDSGGICTAQLPHILAYVFTANQQNLDGVLDVVRRASVTRNTLPYDRSRLLTLPLLCRFDMSEEYERAAEWREKLRGELRSSYDAWVPDGSPVERVLDNCTVPYSAYWSFGEDLPVVTEDFRNPQLISHSIASIAALIARNLEDARLFTESRDAYVDAAIRTGRRGGHYAYDFFISATPKTENEAARLGALLAESGLSSFSALQPDAGPREGLRSVIDKSRHLVLLARDSVDSWHRDELNYFLRQTLDEQSDRTVFPVVGSTRVLRELPSLVQALPSYGLAEDQLAEVARGISARVRSDSLSAGLDGASSSGRGRVFVVRSTADSAWGEWVAWTLREAGYEVDQEWPGRQEDSLLATLMRLPPEDRVVVLYSAALANEGAVFGEWSSALLAAPDKFVPVRLDEIEMSASLQRHGYTDLFGVDEREAREALLRAVANPSGMPRTPPVFPASGTAVTRAGQPTVWNVPTRNAGFIGRDDLLPQIKARLVDAAAPLALTGPCGVGKTQSAFEYAHRFSGEYDLVWHVPAGENRDRSLADLAVALGCARSDTSPPAAVRALHQELRRLSRWLLIFDDVKKPTDLTRHLPSGEGHVLITSRNPRWHQVATTLDVPVLPSADAVTLLTSRSPDLTPQDAAALADALDCLPLALAQATEALYLFPPNEYLGLLRHRVAETLQDGGPPDYKGSLAAELAKSTTKLAEESPGAALLVRACSLLAPEALPLTPSALGSTPYDFRQLLMTVERVGLARVSGGSTQMARLTQAVLRDQLTDATRGPAATFASQLLANMAPDDDSPDAGQRWRDLLPHYLAIAPSDVVTDRARLATLEACWYLMNLGDFAEALPRLEDLYETWKRELGVEDADTLAAAGYLAHAYSAMGAHEDAYVVDAELHDRQRSEFGVEHPDTLRTATNLAFDLAALGRYQEAADLGEKNLIIQRGVLGRDHPDTLHSANNLAVDFAALGRQAEAEDLRVDTLDRQFQVLGENHPATQHTLDNRRWRRPPKGAPKLTRP; this is encoded by the coding sequence ATGACGATGAGCCAGGGCCGGATCGCGACCTTCTACTCCTACAAAGGCGGCGTGGGACGAAGCTTCCTGCTCTCCAACTCCGCCGTCCTGCTGGCTCAATGGGGCTACCGGGTCCTCTGTATCGACTGGGACCTGGAAGCCCCCGGCCTGCACTACTACTTCCGCCCGTACATGGACGTCCCCGCCACCGGCCTGACCGACATGGCGCTCGCCGTACGCGAGGGGGAACGCGTCGGCGCGCTCGACCACATCACACCGGTCACCCTGGATGACGGGGCGAGGCTCGACCTGATCGCCGCCGGAGGCGTCGGCAACGACTACGTCCCCAAGCTCCAGAGCATCGACTGGGAACAGCTGTACCTGGAGCACGACTTCGGCAATGTGCTGGAGGGCTGGCGGGAGCGCTGGCTCGACTCCTACGACGTGATCCTCGTCGACAGCCGCACCGGGATCTCGGACTCCGGCGGCATCTGCACCGCCCAGCTGCCGCACATCCTGGCCTACGTGTTCACGGCGAACCAGCAGAACCTCGACGGTGTCCTGGACGTAGTACGCCGAGCCTCCGTCACCCGAAACACCCTCCCGTACGACCGCTCACGCCTCCTCACCCTGCCCCTCCTCTGCCGCTTCGACATGAGCGAGGAGTACGAACGGGCCGCCGAATGGCGCGAGAAGCTGCGCGGCGAACTCAGGTCCAGCTACGACGCCTGGGTCCCCGACGGCTCCCCCGTCGAACGGGTCCTCGACAACTGCACGGTCCCCTACTCCGCGTACTGGTCCTTCGGCGAGGACCTCCCGGTCGTCACCGAGGACTTCCGCAACCCCCAGCTGATCAGCCACAGCATCGCGTCGATCGCCGCGCTGATCGCCCGCAACCTGGAAGACGCGCGGCTGTTCACGGAGAGCCGCGACGCGTATGTGGACGCGGCGATCCGGACGGGACGGCGGGGTGGGCACTACGCGTACGACTTCTTCATCAGCGCTACGCCGAAGACGGAGAACGAGGCCGCCAGGCTCGGGGCACTGCTGGCGGAGTCGGGCCTGTCCAGCTTCTCGGCACTACAGCCGGACGCCGGCCCACGCGAGGGCCTTCGGTCGGTCATCGACAAAAGCCGCCATCTCGTCCTGCTGGCCCGCGACTCGGTGGATTCCTGGCACCGGGACGAGCTGAACTACTTCCTGCGGCAGACGCTGGACGAGCAGTCGGACCGCACGGTGTTCCCGGTGGTCGGCTCGACGCGGGTGCTGCGTGAACTGCCGTCCCTGGTGCAGGCGCTGCCGTCGTACGGCCTTGCGGAGGATCAGTTGGCGGAGGTCGCGCGGGGAATCTCGGCGCGGGTTCGGTCGGACTCTCTTTCCGCGGGTTTGGACGGTGCGTCTTCATCGGGTCGAGGGCGCGTGTTCGTGGTCCGTTCGACAGCGGACAGCGCGTGGGGGGAGTGGGTTGCCTGGACCCTGCGGGAGGCTGGGTACGAAGTCGACCAGGAGTGGCCGGGCCGGCAGGAGGACAGCCTCCTCGCGACTCTCATGAGGCTGCCGCCCGAGGACCGGGTCGTGGTCTTGTACTCCGCTGCGCTCGCCAACGAGGGCGCGGTGTTCGGCGAATGGTCGTCGGCGCTGCTGGCGGCTCCGGACAAGTTCGTTCCGGTGCGCCTCGACGAGATCGAGATGTCGGCATCTCTGCAACGGCACGGGTACACCGACCTGTTCGGCGTGGACGAGCGGGAAGCGCGGGAGGCGCTGCTCCGGGCGGTCGCCAACCCGAGCGGCATGCCCAGGACTCCGCCCGTGTTCCCGGCGTCAGGCACGGCGGTGACACGGGCGGGCCAGCCGACCGTGTGGAACGTCCCCACGCGCAACGCCGGCTTCATCGGGCGGGATGACCTGCTGCCGCAGATCAAGGCCAGGCTGGTGGACGCCGCGGCGCCGTTGGCGCTGACCGGGCCGTGCGGGGTGGGCAAGACCCAGTCGGCCTTCGAGTACGCGCACCGGTTCAGCGGTGAGTACGACCTGGTCTGGCATGTACCGGCGGGCGAGAACCGGGACCGCAGTCTGGCGGATCTCGCGGTGGCCCTCGGCTGCGCGCGGTCCGACACCTCACCTCCCGCAGCCGTGCGCGCCCTCCATCAGGAGTTGCGCAGGCTGTCGCGATGGCTGTTGATCTTCGATGACGTCAAGAAGCCGACCGACCTGACCAGACATCTGCCGAGCGGTGAGGGACACGTGCTGATCACTTCTCGCAATCCGCGCTGGCATCAGGTCGCCACGACGCTCGACGTCCCTGTCCTGCCCAGCGCGGACGCGGTCACCCTGTTGACCTCCCGCAGTCCCGACCTGACCCCTCAGGACGCGGCAGCCCTGGCCGATGCGCTGGACTGCCTGCCGCTCGCGCTGGCCCAGGCCACGGAGGCTCTGTACCTCTTCCCTCCGAACGAATACCTGGGCCTGCTCAGGCACCGCGTCGCGGAAACACTCCAGGACGGCGGGCCACCCGACTACAAGGGATCCCTGGCCGCCGAGCTGGCGAAGAGCACGACCAAACTGGCCGAGGAGAGCCCCGGAGCCGCCCTCCTGGTGCGGGCGTGCTCGCTGCTCGCCCCCGAGGCGCTTCCTCTGACGCCGTCCGCCCTGGGGTCCACCCCATACGACTTCCGACAGCTTCTGATGACGGTCGAGCGGGTGGGGCTGGCTCGGGTCTCCGGAGGCAGTACCCAGATGGCCCGGCTGACCCAGGCCGTCCTGCGCGACCAGCTCACCGACGCGACACGGGGCCCGGCGGCCACATTCGCCAGCCAGCTGCTGGCCAACATGGCCCCCGACGACGACTCCCCGGACGCCGGGCAGCGCTGGCGTGACCTGTTGCCCCATTACCTGGCCATCGCCCCGAGCGACGTCGTCACCGATCGCGCGCGGCTCGCGACGCTCGAGGCCTGCTGGTACCTGATGAACCTCGGCGATTTCGCCGAGGCACTGCCCAGGCTGGAGGACCTGTACGAGACCTGGAAACGGGAGCTGGGCGTCGAGGACGCGGACACCCTGGCGGCTGCCGGCTATCTGGCGCACGCCTATTCCGCCATGGGTGCCCACGAGGACGCGTACGTCGTGGACGCGGAGCTCCACGACCGGCAGCGGAGCGAGTTCGGCGTGGAGCACCCCGACACGCTGCGTACCGCCACCAATCTCGCCTTCGACCTGGCGGCCCTCGGCCGGTACCAAGAGGCGGCTGACCTCGGGGAGAAGAACCTGATCATCCAGCGGGGGGTGCTCGGCCGTGACCACCCCGACACCCTGCACTCCGCCAACAACCTCGCCGTGGACTTCGCGGCCCTCGGCCGGCAGGCGGAGGCGGAAGACCTCCGCGTGGACACCCTCGACCGCCAATTCCAGGTACTCGGAGAGAACCATCCGGCCACCCAGCACACCCTCGACAACCGCAGGTGGCGCCGTCCCCCCAAGGGCGCGCCGAAGCTGACTCGGCCGTGA